Proteins from a genomic interval of Vicinamibacteria bacterium:
- a CDS encoding ArsR family transcriptional regulator, translating to EQAGLVTTEKVGRVRTCRLGLRRLEEEAAWIERYRQLWDARFDALDKVVEELKRKEKVDGRKKRG from the coding sequence TGGAGCAGGCGGGGCTCGTCACCACGGAGAAGGTTGGGCGCGTGCGGACCTGCAGGCTCGGCCTGCGCCGACTGGAGGAGGAGGCGGCATGGATCGAGCGGTACCGTCAGCTCTGGGACGCACGCTTCGACGCGCTGGACAAGGTTGTCGAGGAACTGAAACGGAAGGAGAAGGTCGATGGACGCAAGAAGAGAGGGTGA